In Lactococcus paracarnosus, a genomic segment contains:
- a CDS encoding sensor histidine kinase gives MQEGKLRIYFGYVAGVGKTYAMLAAAHEDKHNGVELVVGYVEPHNRPDTTALITGLEQLSPKEITYRDRPFYEVDVDQVIKRNPQVVIIDELAHSNIIGSRNHKRFQDVEEILRAGIDVYTTLNVQHIESAFEQIEAITGVRVNERIPDYLFDNASQIELIDIDPAELIERLHKGKIYHQSQVQQSLDHFFTLKKLRALREIALRKTADQVNHAALKNDSNYDGAYAKEHILVCVSASLTTPGVIRSAAKLVMAFKGDFTALHVVTERDDYLTKAERKQLQANLRLADQLGAKIAVIYGENFSEQISEYAKVSHISKLVVGKSPDKRFFKGRTFINDVAQAVPNLGIYIIPMVNEQQPNHFFLKKRGKVDLHFDMSDLVKTLLMLVCCTILGLFAEKVGFSFSNVIILYILGVQVNALVTKGRIFSFISSLLAVLCFNFFFTEPYFSLRAIDSSYPATFFVMLTAGLITSNLIKKIKAQVRLNSDRAHRTELLFQTNQALQIPESSSETLAVTANALISLLARDIVIYPVEDGIRQKEVYYPAGNTTYTLDTYQNLKESGVAEWVLYNNKRAGATTDTLSAAKFLYLSIRRKQAVFAIIGILMADTDPLDPFEKEVSLAILGEAALVLEKDTLRRQQQKVALEMEQEQLRSNLLRSISHDLRTPLTSISGNAKLMLDNSTRIAEASKQELLSFIYDDALWLTNLIENLLMITRLEGDVALNLQANNLDDVIRAAIKHVDPHLDEHVFNLTISEADLFVNMDPALIMQVIINLLNNAVKYTHQGSTIDLRVTASDKTVCLEVSDNGSGISDQALAKLFDLFYTSTDSPDAARGLGIGLALCKTIITIHKGEIYAKHQIPSGTIIGFTLPRMEIKVNE, from the coding sequence ATGCAAGAAGGTAAGTTAAGAATATATTTTGGCTATGTTGCTGGTGTCGGAAAAACCTACGCCATGTTAGCAGCTGCCCATGAAGATAAACATAATGGGGTAGAGTTAGTCGTTGGGTATGTTGAGCCACATAATAGACCGGATACGACTGCATTAATAACAGGACTTGAGCAGCTTTCCCCTAAGGAAATTACCTATAGAGATAGACCATTTTATGAGGTCGATGTCGACCAAGTTATCAAAAGAAATCCGCAAGTTGTTATCATAGATGAGTTAGCACATAGTAACATTATTGGGTCACGTAATCACAAGCGTTTTCAGGATGTCGAAGAAATTTTAAGGGCTGGTATTGATGTCTATACGACGTTAAATGTGCAACATATTGAGAGTGCATTTGAACAGATAGAAGCCATAACAGGCGTCCGTGTTAATGAAAGAATTCCAGACTATCTATTTGATAATGCGAGTCAAATTGAACTGATTGATATCGACCCTGCTGAGCTCATTGAGCGACTACATAAGGGGAAGATTTATCATCAGTCACAGGTTCAACAATCACTAGATCATTTTTTCACATTAAAAAAACTACGCGCCCTAAGAGAAATAGCCTTACGTAAAACTGCGGATCAAGTCAATCATGCTGCACTAAAAAATGACAGTAATTACGATGGTGCTTATGCTAAGGAGCATATCCTAGTCTGTGTGTCGGCTTCCTTAACAACACCAGGTGTGATTCGGTCTGCAGCAAAGCTGGTCATGGCGTTCAAAGGTGACTTTACAGCCCTACATGTTGTCACAGAGAGAGATGACTACTTAACTAAAGCTGAACGCAAACAACTACAGGCTAATCTGCGCTTAGCTGATCAACTCGGCGCAAAAATCGCAGTTATTTACGGTGAAAATTTTTCTGAACAGATCTCTGAATACGCTAAAGTGAGTCATATTTCTAAGCTTGTTGTTGGTAAATCACCAGACAAGCGATTTTTTAAGGGGCGTACCTTTATAAATGATGTGGCACAAGCAGTGCCTAATTTAGGTATTTACATTATTCCCATGGTAAATGAGCAGCAGCCAAACCATTTTTTTCTCAAAAAACGCGGTAAAGTTGACCTTCATTTTGACATGAGTGATTTAGTCAAAACATTACTTATGTTAGTGTGCTGTACGATTTTGGGTCTATTTGCAGAGAAAGTCGGCTTTAGTTTTTCAAATGTGATTATCTTATATATTTTAGGGGTTCAAGTCAATGCCTTGGTCACAAAAGGTAGGATTTTTAGTTTTATTTCGTCGCTACTTGCGGTATTGTGTTTTAATTTTTTCTTTACAGAGCCGTATTTTTCACTTCGGGCAATAGACTCAAGTTATCCAGCGACTTTTTTTGTCATGTTGACAGCGGGACTTATCACGAGTAATTTGATCAAAAAGATTAAGGCGCAAGTTCGCCTGAATTCTGATCGGGCCCATCGAACAGAACTCTTGTTTCAAACTAATCAAGCATTGCAGATTCCAGAAAGTAGCAGTGAGACATTAGCTGTTACAGCAAATGCCTTGATCAGTCTATTAGCAAGAGATATTGTGATATATCCTGTAGAAGATGGCATCAGGCAAAAAGAGGTCTATTATCCAGCAGGTAACACGACCTATACTTTAGACACTTACCAAAATTTAAAAGAGTCAGGCGTTGCAGAATGGGTACTCTATAATAATAAACGTGCTGGTGCGACAACGGATACCTTATCTGCTGCAAAATTCCTGTATCTATCCATCAGGCGAAAACAAGCTGTTTTTGCAATTATTGGGATTTTGATGGCGGATACTGATCCACTAGACCCATTTGAGAAAGAAGTATCCTTGGCCATCTTAGGAGAAGCAGCCTTAGTATTAGAAAAAGATACCTTGCGAAGACAGCAACAAAAAGTTGCATTAGAAATGGAACAAGAGCAGCTAAGAAGTAACCTATTACGCTCTATATCGCATGATTTGAGAACACCACTCACCAGCATCTCAGGTAATGCTAAGCTCATGCTAGATAACAGTACGCGCATAGCAGAAGCAAGTAAGCAAGAGTTGCTATCATTTATCTATGATGATGCCTTATGGTTGACCAACTTAATCGAGAATTTGCTGATGATTACCCGTTTAGAAGGCGATGTTGCACTTAACTTACAGGCAAATAATCTGGATGACGTGATTAGGGCAGCAATTAAGCATGTTGATCCTCATCTGGATGAGCATGTCTTTAACCTGACGATATCAGAAGCAGATTTGTTTGTTAACATGGATCCTGCATTGATCATGCAAGTGATCATTAATTTATTAAACAATGCTGTAAAATATACACACCAGGGGTCGACAATTGACTTGCGTGTGACAGCTAGTGACAAAACTGTTTGCCTTGAAGTTTCTGATAATGGCTCAGGCATATCTGATCAGGCACTTGCAAAACTATTTGATCTCTTTTATACGTCTACGGATTCCCCAGATGCGGCACGTGGATTAGGCATTGGGCTAGCACTTTGCAAAACGATTATCACCATCCACAAAGGTGAAATCTATGCCAAGCATCAGATACCTAGTGGCACGATTATCGGGTTTACTTTACCCAGGATGGAGATAAAGGTTAATGAATGA
- a CDS encoding response regulator, giving the protein MNEQTTILICEDDTAINKLLSITMEVAGYRYRSVTTGKQCIREIVREEPDVLLLDLGLPDMEGVEIIKKVRAFSDFSIIVISARGEETDKVMALDAGADDYLTKPFSTEELLARLRATYRRSKAATKETGQEPTVFSNGWLSIDFLAQEVLIRGEKVHLTPIEYKLLVLLANNLNRVLTYQFITRDIWSYNETDYAALRVFATTLRKKIELDPSNPKLIQTHIGIGYRMVKLDA; this is encoded by the coding sequence ATGAATGAACAGACAACAATCTTAATTTGTGAAGATGATACTGCCATCAATAAATTACTGTCGATCACAATGGAAGTTGCAGGCTATCGTTATCGTTCGGTTACGACGGGGAAACAATGTATTCGTGAAATCGTACGCGAAGAGCCAGACGTACTCTTACTTGATCTAGGTCTGCCAGACATGGAGGGGGTTGAGATTATCAAGAAAGTCCGTGCATTTTCTGATTTCTCTATCATCGTCATTAGTGCAAGAGGAGAAGAGACGGATAAAGTAATGGCACTTGATGCTGGTGCAGATGATTATTTGACAAAACCTTTTTCAACTGAAGAACTTTTGGCAAGGTTACGTGCTACATATAGAAGATCCAAAGCTGCTACGAAAGAAACGGGTCAAGAGCCTACAGTATTTTCAAACGGTTGGCTCAGTATCGACTTTTTAGCACAGGAGGTGTTGATTCGGGGCGAGAAGGTACATCTGACACCGATAGAATATAAGTTGCTCGTCTTACTTGCTAATAATCTTAACCGAGTCTTAACCTATCAGTTTATCACACGTGACATTTGGTCTTATAATGAAACAGATTATGCTGCTTTACGTGTCTTTGCGACAACACTAAGAAAAAAAATAGAGTTGGATCCTAGCAATCCTAAACTGATCCAAACACATATCGGTATCGGCTATCGGATGGTTAAACTAGATGCATAA
- the kdpF gene encoding K(+)-transporting ATPase subunit F codes for MFILLWIVISLLMGYLLYALINPEKF; via the coding sequence ATGTTTATACTTTTATGGATTGTGATTAGTTTACTCATGGGTTACTTACTATATGCCTTAATTAATCCAGAAAAATTTTAG
- a CDS encoding potassium-transporting ATPase subunit KdpA translates to MLQITVVLIISILLMLPMGKYLYHIATRAHTFGDPVFDRVDNLIYKVIGVKNKGLTGMNWKKYIMTLLLTNAVMVVIGYFILRLQAMPFLNPNQIPGMEQGLALNTVVSFITNTNLQDYSGESSLSYLSQMIVIIFMMFTSAASGFAAAMAFIRGLSGKVTDMGNFYADFIRIITRVLLPLSILGALLLMSQGVPQTLMHNLTVHTIEGKLQDIALGPVAALEIIKHLGTNGGGFFGANSAMPFENPTVLTNVIEMLSMTLLPGGVLVAFGLMVSDSQKEKKRTIVANTSTMSSLHPKKRHKVWLGSQAKPLFIVMSVLFLLGLGAILWSESQGNPILKHLGLSQAMGSMEGKETRFGVVMSGLFTEITTAFTTGSVNNMHDSLTPLSGGVAMMNMMLNVVFGGKGVGLMNMVIFVILTVFICGLMIGHTPVYLGKKIEGKEMKLTAMAIIVHPLIVLVFSAIAVSVAAGVAGISNPGNHGLSQIVYQYTSSSSNNGSGFEGLKDNTLFWNVTAGIAMFVGRYVTLILQLAIVASLMAKQKVNDSIGSLKTDTMTFTTVLFVIVIVISALTFLPVLVLGPIAEFLKMRG, encoded by the coding sequence ATGTTACAGATTACGGTTGTTTTAATCATTAGCATCCTGTTAATGTTGCCAATGGGCAAGTACTTATATCATATTGCCACAAGAGCACATACTTTTGGAGATCCAGTTTTTGATCGCGTCGACAACTTGATCTATAAAGTTATCGGCGTAAAAAACAAAGGCTTAACTGGCATGAATTGGAAAAAATATATCATGACATTATTACTGACGAATGCGGTAATGGTTGTCATCGGGTATTTTATTCTCAGACTACAAGCAATGCCATTCCTTAATCCAAATCAGATACCTGGCATGGAACAAGGATTAGCACTTAATACGGTCGTCTCGTTTATCACAAATACTAACTTACAAGACTATTCAGGTGAGTCATCCCTATCTTATTTGAGCCAAATGATTGTCATCATATTTATGATGTTCACCTCAGCAGCCTCAGGATTTGCGGCGGCTATGGCCTTTATTCGTGGCTTATCGGGTAAAGTGACAGACATGGGTAATTTCTATGCTGACTTTATCAGGATTATCACGCGCGTGTTATTACCCTTATCGATATTAGGTGCTCTACTCTTAATGTCACAAGGCGTGCCACAAACGCTCATGCATAATTTAACTGTGCATACGATAGAAGGCAAGTTACAAGACATTGCTCTTGGGCCAGTTGCAGCACTCGAAATTATCAAACATCTCGGCACAAATGGTGGCGGCTTCTTTGGTGCTAATTCGGCCATGCCATTTGAAAACCCAACAGTCCTGACTAATGTCATCGAGATGCTATCGATGACCCTGTTACCAGGAGGTGTGCTCGTTGCATTTGGCTTGATGGTTTCAGATAGTCAAAAAGAGAAAAAACGCACGATAGTTGCTAATACATCAACCATGTCTTCCTTACATCCTAAAAAGCGGCATAAAGTTTGGTTAGGTAGCCAAGCTAAACCGCTATTCATCGTCATGAGTGTCTTATTTTTACTAGGGCTAGGTGCGATACTGTGGTCAGAGTCCCAAGGTAATCCGATTTTAAAACACCTCGGACTCAGTCAGGCGATGGGGAGCATGGAGGGCAAGGAGACGAGATTTGGTGTCGTGATGAGTGGCCTGTTTACAGAAATCACCACAGCCTTTACAACTGGTTCAGTTAATAATATGCATGATAGCCTCACGCCACTAAGTGGCGGTGTTGCGATGATGAATATGATGCTAAATGTTGTCTTTGGTGGCAAAGGCGTAGGCCTGATGAATATGGTCATTTTCGTCATCTTGACTGTATTCATCTGTGGGCTAATGATTGGGCATACACCTGTTTATCTTGGTAAAAAGATAGAAGGAAAGGAAATGAAGCTAACGGCAATGGCGATTATCGTCCATCCCTTGATTGTACTCGTCTTTTCAGCAATAGCAGTTTCTGTAGCTGCTGGTGTGGCTGGTATTTCAAATCCAGGTAATCATGGTCTTTCGCAAATCGTTTATCAGTATACCTCTTCGTCATCAAATAATGGCTCAGGGTTTGAGGGTCTGAAAGATAACACCCTGTTTTGGAATGTCACAGCAGGTATTGCCATGTTTGTAGGTCGGTATGTTACGCTCATCTTACAGCTGGCAATCGTCGCGTCCTTAATGGCTAAACAAAAAGTAAACGACTCGATTGGTTCCCTTAAAACAGATACGATGACCTTTACAACAGTGCTATTTGTTATCGTGATTGTTATCTCAGCCTTAACGTTTTTACCGGTTTTGGTACTGGGACCAATAGCTGAATTTCTTAAGATGCGAGGTTAG
- the kdpB gene encoding potassium-transporting ATPase subunit KdpB encodes MSEKNKKFMDKKLLQQAVFGAFVKLNPAYMMKNPVMFVVEVGFMITLLLSVMPNLFGHVVGEGRLYNIIVTLILLLTLLFANFAESVAEGRGKAQAESLKKTQEDMKARLIATAGNTTQDIEKMIDASDLAKGDIVLVKSGEIIPRDGEVIDGIASVDESAITGESAPVVKESGGDFASVTGGTRVASDWLKIRITANSGESFLDKMISLVEGASRKKTPNEIALNTLLVSLTIIFMIVIVTLYPIALFVHVPLTVSTLIALTVCLIPTTIGGLLSAIGIAGMDRVTRFNVIAMSGKAVEASGDVDTMILDKTGTITYGNRMAFTFLPVAGIAPETLIESAVLTSLQDDTPEGKSIVKLAQSQTGLPFTGNSEMTFIAFSAQTRMSGVDISGGARVRKGATDAIVNYVERLGGDIPKSLKAITDSVSSVGGTPLVVANNQTILGVIYLKDTIKPGLVARFARLHEMGIKTIMCTGDNPLTAATIAQEAGVDSFIAECTPEDKIRAIKAEQAQGKVVAMTGDGTNDAPALAQADVGIAMNSGTSAAKEAANMVDLDSDPTKILDIVEIGKQLLITRGALTTFSIANDIAKYFAIIPAMFMVAIPEISIMNVMGLATPSSAILSALIFNAVIIPILIPLAMKGVRYKPQRSEKLLTHNMLVYGLGGVIAPFIGIKLIDLVIAPLLHLLGI; translated from the coding sequence ATGTCAGAAAAAAATAAAAAATTTATGGATAAGAAACTCTTACAACAGGCGGTTTTTGGCGCTTTTGTTAAACTAAATCCAGCTTATATGATGAAGAATCCGGTCATGTTTGTTGTCGAAGTCGGGTTTATGATTACCTTACTCCTCTCAGTCATGCCAAATTTATTTGGTCATGTAGTTGGTGAGGGACGTCTTTATAATATCATCGTGACGCTGATATTACTCTTAACCCTCCTATTTGCCAATTTTGCAGAATCTGTAGCAGAAGGGCGCGGTAAAGCGCAAGCTGAAAGTCTGAAAAAAACACAAGAAGACATGAAGGCACGCTTAATCGCCACTGCAGGGAACACGACCCAGGACATAGAAAAAATGATCGACGCTAGTGACCTAGCCAAGGGCGACATCGTCCTCGTTAAATCGGGTGAGATTATTCCCCGTGATGGGGAGGTTATCGATGGGATTGCATCAGTAGATGAATCAGCTATTACAGGTGAGTCAGCACCAGTGGTTAAAGAATCTGGTGGCGACTTTGCCTCTGTTACGGGTGGTACGAGAGTGGCAAGTGATTGGCTGAAAATTAGGATTACTGCGAATTCAGGGGAGTCCTTTCTCGATAAAATGATTTCGCTGGTTGAAGGTGCCTCACGCAAAAAAACACCAAATGAAATTGCCTTGAACACTTTACTTGTCAGCTTAACCATTATTTTTATGATTGTTATCGTCACGCTATATCCGATTGCTTTATTTGTGCATGTCCCGCTAACGGTCTCTACTCTGATTGCCTTAACCGTTTGTTTAATTCCGACAACAATAGGCGGCCTACTATCAGCTATTGGGATTGCTGGAATGGACCGTGTCACACGATTTAACGTCATTGCCATGTCTGGCAAGGCAGTAGAGGCAAGCGGTGATGTCGATACCATGATCTTAGACAAGACAGGAACCATCACCTACGGGAATCGGATGGCCTTTACATTTTTACCTGTGGCAGGTATCGCGCCGGAAACATTAATCGAAAGTGCTGTTTTAACTTCTTTACAGGATGACACGCCAGAAGGTAAATCTATCGTTAAGTTAGCGCAATCTCAAACAGGTCTGCCCTTTACTGGTAATTCCGAAATGACCTTCATTGCCTTTTCCGCCCAAACAAGGATGAGCGGTGTCGATATTTCTGGAGGTGCTCGTGTTCGAAAAGGCGCAACTGATGCCATCGTCAACTATGTCGAGAGATTGGGTGGGGACATTCCTAAATCTCTAAAAGCAATCACAGATAGTGTCTCTTCAGTAGGTGGCACACCGCTGGTTGTGGCAAACAATCAGACGATACTAGGCGTGATTTATCTCAAAGATACCATCAAGCCAGGATTGGTAGCACGCTTTGCAAGGTTGCACGAAATGGGCATTAAAACGATTATGTGTACGGGAGACAACCCTTTGACAGCAGCGACAATTGCACAAGAAGCAGGCGTCGACAGCTTTATAGCAGAATGTACGCCTGAGGATAAGATTCGCGCCATAAAAGCAGAGCAGGCACAAGGCAAAGTAGTCGCAATGACCGGTGATGGCACTAATGATGCACCCGCGCTCGCACAAGCAGATGTCGGTATTGCCATGAATTCTGGGACCAGTGCAGCAAAAGAAGCAGCAAATATGGTCGACCTAGATTCAGATCCGACAAAAATTCTTGATATCGTTGAGATAGGTAAACAATTGTTGATTACCAGAGGGGCATTGACGACCTTTTCAATCGCTAATGATATCGCCAAGTATTTTGCGATTATCCCAGCCATGTTTATGGTTGCAATTCCAGAAATTAGTATCATGAATGTGATGGGACTTGCGACACCATCAAGTGCAATTCTATCAGCACTCATCTTTAATGCGGTGATTATCCCGATTTTGATCCCACTTGCGATGAAAGGGGTTCGATATAAACCCCAACGTTCTGAAAAATTACTGACGCATAATATGTTAGTTTATGGGTTGGGTGGTGTGATAGCTCCCTTTATCGGGATTAAGTTAATTGATTTAGTGATAGCGCCACTCTTACATTTATTAGGGATTTAA
- the kdpC gene encoding potassium-transporting ATPase subunit KdpC, translated as MKKIIYALKTPFLLTVTLMIICGIGYPLLVTGLGQTIFPYQANGSQIKENGQVVGSTLIGQAFTEATYLKGRPSGVNYNTYTAAEKENGHYSGVASGSENLAPSNPDLKKRVAQDMARFLEQNPTIKKQAIPTDLLTASGSGLDPHISPESAKIQVPEIAKASKISEKKLYQLIDAQTTKPVLNFLGTPTVNVLAVNLAIHAQLNTAKSN; from the coding sequence ATGAAAAAAATCATCTATGCATTAAAAACGCCGTTTTTACTTACTGTCACACTTATGATTATCTGTGGGATAGGTTATCCGTTACTCGTCACAGGACTAGGTCAGACTATATTTCCCTATCAGGCAAATGGCAGCCAAATCAAAGAGAATGGACAGGTTGTAGGGTCCACATTAATCGGACAAGCCTTTACTGAGGCGACCTATTTAAAAGGTAGACCATCAGGTGTCAACTATAACACCTATACAGCAGCAGAAAAAGAAAATGGACACTACTCTGGTGTGGCATCAGGATCAGAAAATCTAGCACCAAGTAATCCCGATCTCAAAAAACGAGTAGCACAGGATATGGCACGCTTCCTAGAGCAGAATCCAACGATTAAAAAGCAGGCTATCCCAACAGATTTACTGACTGCTTCTGGATCTGGACTAGACCCTCATATCAGTCCTGAAAGTGCAAAAATTCAAGTGCCAGAAATAGCCAAGGCGAGTAAGATAAGTGAGAAAAAATTATATCAACTGATTGATGCACAGACGACAAAACCAGTTTTAAATTTTTTAGGGACGCCTACCGTTAATGTCTTAGCAGTTAATCTAGCCATACACGCGCAACTCAATACAGCCAAAAGTAATTAA
- a CDS encoding YjjG family noncanonical pyrimidine nucleotidase yields MTYKVIIVDLDDTVLDFKAGEVKGLATVFKAFQTAAVDYEAWVTAYSKINHRIWREIEAGAATQPLLNERFSKTFAQFGQVIDGAKAETAYRQVLDANDAIVAGADTLLSKLNQAGYELVVGTNGKTATQYSRLALTGFDRYFKRVVISQEIGHAKPSTGFFDHIFKLYPDNTKSEFLMIGDTLASDIQGANQAGIDSIWIDNDKQLGLVQAHQATYRVQSLSEILQILT; encoded by the coding sequence GTGACCTACAAAGTAATCATAGTTGACTTAGATGACACCGTTTTAGACTTTAAAGCTGGTGAAGTTAAAGGATTAGCAACAGTATTTAAAGCGTTTCAGACGGCAGCAGTTGACTATGAGGCTTGGGTCACAGCTTATAGCAAGATTAATCATCGTATCTGGAGAGAAATTGAGGCTGGTGCAGCGACACAACCGTTATTAAATGAACGATTTTCTAAAACGTTTGCTCAGTTTGGTCAAGTCATCGATGGGGCAAAAGCAGAAACAGCTTATCGTCAAGTATTAGATGCCAATGACGCCATTGTAGCAGGAGCAGATACGCTACTTAGTAAGCTGAACCAGGCAGGTTATGAGTTAGTTGTTGGGACAAATGGTAAGACGGCTACCCAATATAGCAGATTAGCATTAACAGGATTTGATCGCTATTTTAAGCGGGTCGTGATTTCACAGGAAATCGGACATGCCAAACCAAGTACAGGATTCTTTGACCATATCTTTAAGCTATATCCAGACAATACTAAATCAGAGTTCTTAATGATTGGCGATACCTTAGCATCAGATATTCAGGGTGCAAATCAAGCTGGGATCGATAGTATCTGGATAGATAATGACAAACAGCTAGGTCTAGTTCAAGCACATCAGGCAACTTATCGTGTGCAATCCTTATCAGAAATTTTACAAATTTTGACTTGA
- the guaA gene encoding glutamine-hydrolyzing GMP synthase, with protein sequence MTTTDTQDIQKIIVLDYGSQYNQLITRRIREFGVFSELKSHKMTLDEIKAYAPKAIIISGGPNSVYEADAFDIDPGVFELGIPVLGICYGMQLMTQKLGGKVEANPGNGEFGPTKISLDSPSNLLDGTPVEQTVLMSHSDNVTVLPEGFKIAAHTDKTPIAAIANDEKGLYGVQFHAETTLSEYGHVIIENFVKKIAKASGTWSMAGFVDQQIKEIREKVGDKKVLLGLSGGVDSSVVGVLLQRAIGDQLTSIFVDHGLLRKGEAEQVMKDLGGKFGLNIVKVDCKDRFMSKLAGVADPEKKRKIIGNEFIEVFDDEASKLDGVDFLAQGTLYTDVIESGTDTAQTIKSHHNVGGLPEDMQFELIEPLNKLFKDEVRELGEVLGMPHDLVWRQPFPGPGLAIRIMGEITEPRLEKVRDSDLILREEIAKAGLNEKIWQYFTVDTGVSSVGVTGDFRSYDTVIAIRAITSIDGMTADFAEIDWQVLSEVSRRITNEVTGVNRVVYDITAKPPATVEWE encoded by the coding sequence TTGACAACCACTGATACGCAAGACATCCAGAAAATCATCGTACTGGATTACGGTAGCCAATACAACCAACTAATCACACGACGCATTCGTGAATTTGGTGTTTTTTCTGAGCTGAAAAGCCATAAAATGACTCTCGATGAAATCAAGGCCTATGCCCCTAAAGCCATCATCATCTCTGGCGGCCCAAACTCTGTCTATGAAGCGGATGCTTTTGACATTGATCCAGGCGTTTTTGAGCTGGGTATTCCAGTCCTTGGTATTTGTTATGGCATGCAGCTGATGACCCAAAAACTTGGTGGTAAAGTTGAAGCTAATCCAGGTAATGGGGAATTTGGCCCAACAAAAATTAGCCTAGATTCACCATCAAATCTGCTTGACGGCACACCTGTAGAGCAAACTGTCTTGATGAGTCACTCTGATAATGTCACAGTCCTTCCTGAAGGCTTTAAAATTGCCGCTCATACGGATAAAACACCGATTGCTGCGATTGCAAATGATGAAAAAGGCCTTTACGGGGTACAATTTCACGCTGAAACAACCCTCAGTGAATATGGTCATGTGATTATTGAGAACTTTGTTAAAAAAATAGCTAAGGCATCTGGTACTTGGTCGATGGCTGGATTTGTAGACCAACAAATCAAAGAAATTCGTGAAAAAGTTGGAGACAAAAAAGTCTTGCTCGGCCTATCAGGTGGTGTTGACTCATCAGTTGTTGGTGTCTTGTTACAACGTGCGATTGGTGACCAATTAACGTCTATTTTCGTCGATCATGGCCTACTTCGTAAAGGTGAAGCAGAACAAGTGATGAAAGATTTAGGTGGTAAATTTGGCCTAAATATCGTCAAAGTTGACTGTAAAGACCGCTTTATGAGTAAACTTGCTGGCGTTGCTGATCCTGAGAAGAAACGTAAAATCATCGGTAACGAATTTATCGAAGTCTTTGATGATGAAGCGTCGAAACTTGATGGTGTTGACTTCCTTGCACAAGGCACACTGTATACAGATGTGATCGAGTCAGGAACGGATACTGCACAAACAATCAAGAGCCATCATAACGTTGGTGGCCTACCAGAAGATATGCAGTTTGAACTGATCGAACCACTTAACAAATTGTTTAAGGATGAAGTCAGAGAATTAGGTGAAGTCCTTGGCATGCCACATGATCTTGTTTGGCGTCAGCCTTTCCCTGGTCCAGGTCTTGCTATCCGGATTATGGGTGAGATTACAGAACCACGTCTTGAAAAAGTACGCGATTCTGACTTGATTCTTCGTGAAGAAATCGCTAAAGCCGGTCTAAACGAAAAAATCTGGCAATACTTCACAGTCGATACAGGCGTTAGCTCAGTCGGCGTTACAGGTGATTTCCGCAGCTATGATACGGTCATTGCCATTCGTGCCATCACATCGATTGATGGGATGACTGCTGACTTTGCTGAGATCGATTGGCAAGTCCTTTCAGAAGTATCACGTCGCATCACAAATGAAGTTACAGGCGTTAACCGAGTCGTCTACGATATCACGGCTAAGCCACCAGCTACGGTTGAGTGGGAATAA